A DNA window from Bacteroides cellulosilyticus contains the following coding sequences:
- a CDS encoding TonB-dependent receptor, whose product MRIGIIPGVMGMLCTTLSVHAQESDSVRNVALPEVVIAETYQQLQNKKTALTLEVADRDFLRKHFTGNFMQAMENIPGVQAMDIGSGFSKPMIRGMGFNRVAVLENGIKQEGQQWGADHGLELDAFNVDAVNVMKGPASLLYGSDAMGGVIDIAPVQVPAENMLFGDVTLLGKSVNGTIGASLMLGIKRNAWYTRLRYSEQRFGDYRIPADTIVYLTQKMPVYGRRLKNTAGWERNVNFFTQYQKKGYKSNLAVSNVFQKTGFFPGVHGVPDLSRLEDDGDSRNIDLPYSKVNHLKVTTHQQYAWEKFILSGDIGYQNNHREEWSAFHTHYGTQPLPETDPDKELAFNLNTFSFSAKGRWIGSSSWEHRMGWDSQFQRNTISGYSFLLPEYDRFTTGISWLTTYRPDNTLSVSGGVRYDYGRMRVFAHDDPYLATYLQEQGYDEEQVEFYRWNSRRVNRSFGDYSLSLGVVWTPSTRHQLKVNVGRSFRLPGANELASNGVHHGTFRHEQGDATLSSEQGWQMDASYQLKYGRWSVYVSPFVNWFSNYIFLRPTGEWSVLPHTGQIYRYTQTEALFAGAEASVELTILPTLNYRLSGEYVYTYNCDERIPLSFSPPATLRNTLIWQRKRYMLYAEWQSIAKQNRVDRNEDRTPGANLFHIAGSLDLPVAGTEVEITLTVRNLFNTRYYNHLSFYRKVEIPEPGRNFQLLIKVPFKKLFK is encoded by the coding sequence ATGCGTATAGGAATTATTCCGGGCGTGATGGGAATGTTGTGTACAACCCTTTCCGTCCATGCGCAGGAATCTGATTCAGTCCGTAATGTAGCTTTGCCTGAAGTCGTGATAGCGGAAACCTATCAACAGCTTCAGAACAAAAAGACTGCACTTACGCTCGAAGTGGCTGACAGGGATTTCTTGCGGAAACATTTCACGGGTAACTTCATGCAGGCTATGGAAAATATCCCCGGCGTGCAGGCTATGGATATCGGTTCGGGATTCTCCAAGCCGATGATTCGTGGCATGGGCTTTAATCGGGTGGCTGTATTGGAGAATGGCATCAAACAGGAAGGGCAGCAGTGGGGTGCAGACCACGGTCTGGAGCTGGATGCTTTCAATGTGGATGCCGTGAATGTAATGAAAGGTCCTGCTTCGCTGCTTTACGGCAGTGACGCCATGGGCGGAGTGATTGACATTGCTCCGGTGCAGGTGCCGGCAGAGAATATGTTGTTTGGCGACGTGACGCTGTTGGGTAAGTCTGTGAACGGAACCATAGGCGCTTCACTGATGTTGGGTATCAAAAGAAATGCCTGGTATACGCGGTTGCGTTACTCGGAACAGCGCTTTGGAGATTACCGTATCCCGGCAGATACGATTGTTTATCTGACTCAGAAGATGCCGGTCTACGGTCGTCGGCTGAAAAATACGGCGGGATGGGAACGTAACGTCAATTTCTTTACCCAATATCAGAAGAAGGGATATAAGTCGAATCTCGCTGTGTCCAATGTTTTTCAGAAGACAGGGTTCTTCCCCGGAGTACATGGAGTTCCCGACTTGTCACGTCTGGAAGACGACGGTGACAGCCGGAACATCGATCTTCCTTACAGTAAGGTAAATCACCTGAAAGTAACCACTCATCAGCAGTATGCCTGGGAGAAGTTTATTCTGTCGGGTGATATCGGTTATCAGAACAATCACCGCGAGGAATGGAGTGCGTTTCATACCCATTACGGAACACAACCTCTGCCGGAAACTGATCCTGACAAAGAACTGGCCTTTAATCTGAATACTTTCAGTTTTTCGGCAAAAGGACGGTGGATCGGCTCTTCTTCTTGGGAACATCGGATGGGGTGGGACTCTCAATTCCAGCGAAATACGATTTCCGGTTATTCTTTCTTGTTGCCGGAATATGATCGTTTTACTACCGGTATATCCTGGCTTACGACGTATCGTCCGGATAATACATTATCCGTCAGTGGAGGTGTACGGTATGACTATGGTCGCATGCGTGTCTTTGCCCATGATGATCCTTACCTGGCTACTTATTTGCAGGAACAGGGGTATGATGAAGAGCAGGTGGAGTTCTACCGGTGGAACAGTCGTCGGGTAAACAGGAGCTTTGGCGACTATTCTTTATCATTGGGTGTGGTATGGACGCCCTCGACGCGGCATCAGTTGAAGGTAAATGTCGGGCGGAGTTTTCGTCTTCCGGGAGCTAATGAACTGGCTTCGAATGGTGTGCATCACGGCACATTCCGTCATGAACAGGGAGATGCTACACTTTCGTCCGAACAGGGTTGGCAGATGGATGCTTCTTATCAGTTGAAGTACGGGAGATGGTCCGTATATGTTTCTCCTTTCGTCAATTGGTTTAGCAATTATATCTTTCTGCGGCCTACGGGGGAATGGTCTGTTTTACCCCATACGGGACAGATTTACCGTTATACGCAGACGGAAGCCTTGTTTGCCGGAGCGGAGGCGAGTGTGGAACTGACTATTTTGCCCACTCTCAACTACCGTCTATCCGGTGAGTATGTCTATACCTACAATTGTGATGAACGTATTCCTTTGAGCTTTTCTCCACCTGCCACGCTGCGCAACACGCTCATCTGGCAAAGGAAGCGGTATATGCTTTATGCCGAATGGCAGAGCATAGCCAAGCAAAATCGTGTGGATCGCAACGAAGACCGCACGCCGGGTGCAAACCTCTTTCATATAGCTGGCTCTCTTGATTTACCCGTTGCCGGAACGGAAGTGGAGATTACTTTGACTGTCCGTAATCTATTCAATACGCGGTATTACAATCATCTCAGTTTTTATCGGAAAGTGGAGATTCCCGAACCGGGGCGAAACTTTCAATTATTAATTAAAGTACCATTTAAAAAATTATTCAAATGA
- a CDS encoding DUF4625 domain-containing protein, whose amino-acid sequence MKTRFYFPMIISLLVISVSLLTACGDSDNPLSDTTKPVIDLKSPAEGGVLAIGSEHGVHFEMDLSDDVMLKSYKIEIHNNFDHHSHDTRTAETTVDFTFNKSYDVSEQRTAHIHHHDIVIPVNATPGDYHLMVYCTDAAGNEAHVARNIVLSATGGDDGHHEE is encoded by the coding sequence ATGAAAACAAGATTTTATTTCCCGATGATTATTTCCCTTTTAGTGATAAGTGTCTCATTACTTACTGCTTGCGGAGACAGCGACAATCCGCTTAGTGATACTACAAAACCGGTGATTGATCTTAAATCACCTGCCGAAGGCGGAGTGCTGGCAATAGGCAGTGAACACGGAGTACATTTTGAGATGGACTTATCGGATGATGTCATGTTGAAATCGTACAAGATAGAGATTCACAATAATTTCGACCATCATTCGCATGATACCCGCACTGCTGAGACGACTGTTGATTTCACCTTTAATAAGTCTTACGATGTTTCGGAACAAAGGACGGCTCATATCCATCATCATGATATCGTGATACCGGTTAATGCCACTCCGGGAGATTATCACCTGATGGTTTACTGTACGGATGCTGCCGGAAATGAGGCGCATGTCGCACGCAATATCGTGTTGAGTGCGACGGGAGGAGATGACGGGCATCACGAAGAATAA
- the surE gene encoding 5'/3'-nucleotidase SurE — translation MENQRPLILVSNDDGVIAKGISELVKFLRPLGEIVVMAPDAPRSGSASALTVTEPIHYQLVRKDVGLTVYKCSGTPVDCIKLALHTVLDRKPDLIVGGINHGDNSAVNVHYSGTMGVVIEGCLKGVPSIGFSLCCHDPNPDFEPSGPYIREIARQVLEKGLPPLTCLNVNFPNVQELKGVKVCEQSKGQWTNEWENFAHRGDTHYYWLTGEFQNTDSDNEKNDHWALDNGYVAITPTKVDVTAYELIDELQSWF, via the coding sequence ATGGAAAATCAGAGACCTTTGATATTGGTTTCCAATGACGATGGTGTCATTGCAAAAGGCATTAGTGAGTTGGTTAAGTTTCTTCGTCCGCTGGGAGAAATAGTTGTGATGGCGCCGGATGCGCCGCGTTCGGGTAGTGCAAGTGCGCTGACTGTAACGGAACCCATTCATTACCAGTTGGTTCGTAAAGATGTAGGGCTGACAGTTTATAAATGCTCCGGTACTCCGGTAGACTGCATAAAACTTGCTTTACATACGGTGCTCGATCGCAAACCCGATCTGATAGTCGGTGGTATCAATCACGGCGATAACTCTGCCGTGAATGTGCATTATTCCGGTACGATGGGAGTGGTAATTGAAGGTTGCCTGAAAGGTGTGCCTTCCATTGGTTTCTCTCTTTGCTGTCATGATCCGAATCCTGATTTTGAGCCTTCTGGTCCTTATATCCGTGAGATAGCCCGTCAGGTTTTGGAAAAGGGGCTGCCTCCGTTGACTTGCCTTAATGTAAACTTCCCCAATGTACAGGAACTCAAGGGAGTTAAAGTCTGCGAACAGTCCAAAGGACAGTGGACCAATGAATGGGAGAATTTCGCGCATCGCGGTGATACCCATTACTACTGGCTGACCGGTGAGTTCCAGAATACCGATTCCGATAATGAAAAGAATGATCATTGGGCACTTGATAACGGGTATGTAGCTATTACTCCGACCAAGGTGGATGTTACGGCTTACGAACTTATAGATGAACTGCAAAGCTGGTTCTAA
- the lpxB gene encoding lipid-A-disaccharide synthase — protein sequence MKYYLIVGEASGDLHASHLMAALKFEDPQAEFRFFGGDLMAAVSGTMVKHYKELAYMGFIPVLLHLRTIFANMKRCKEDIVAWQPDVVILVDYPGFNLNIAKFLRAKTQIPVYYYISPKIWAWKEYRIKNIKRDVDELFSILPFEVEFFEGKHHYPIHYVGNPTVDEVTAFRAEHPETYDDFIRETGLESKPIIALLAGSRKQEIKDNLPDMLRAASAFPEYQLVLAGAPGISPDYYYEYIGGAKVKILFGQTYRLLQQAEAALVTSGTATLETALFRVPQAVCYHTPIGKVISFLRRHILTVKYISLVNLIANREVVKELVADTMTVEQARAELERILYNKEYRQRMLEGYEYMASRLGDAGAPKHAAQEMIRLLRK from the coding sequence ATGAAGTATTACTTGATTGTCGGTGAAGCTTCCGGTGACTTACACGCGTCTCACCTGATGGCTGCTTTGAAGTTTGAAGACCCGCAGGCGGAATTCCGTTTCTTCGGGGGCGACCTGATGGCAGCAGTGAGTGGAACGATGGTGAAGCACTATAAGGAACTGGCTTATATGGGCTTTATCCCGGTGTTACTGCATTTGCGCACAATCTTTGCCAACATGAAACGATGTAAAGAGGATATCGTGGCATGGCAGCCGGATGTAGTGATACTGGTGGATTATCCCGGTTTTAACCTGAATATTGCCAAGTTCCTGCGGGCTAAGACGCAAATCCCGGTCTATTATTATATCTCTCCGAAGATATGGGCGTGGAAAGAATACCGTATCAAGAATATCAAGCGGGATGTGGATGAATTGTTTTCCATTCTGCCGTTCGAGGTGGAGTTTTTCGAAGGCAAGCATCATTATCCGATACATTATGTAGGCAATCCTACGGTAGATGAAGTGACTGCTTTTCGTGCGGAACATCCTGAAACGTACGATGATTTTATTCGTGAGACCGGATTGGAGTCTAAGCCGATCATCGCTTTACTGGCGGGTAGCCGGAAGCAGGAGATAAAAGATAATTTGCCCGATATGCTTCGTGCAGCTTCTGCTTTTCCTGAGTACCAATTGGTTTTGGCCGGTGCGCCCGGTATTTCTCCTGACTATTATTATGAATATATAGGCGGTGCGAAAGTAAAGATCCTTTTCGGACAAACCTATCGTTTGCTGCAACAGGCTGAAGCTGCATTGGTAACTTCGGGAACTGCTACGCTGGAAACGGCCTTGTTTCGGGTGCCGCAGGCTGTTTGCTATCATACGCCGATAGGGAAGGTCATTTCGTTCCTGCGCCGTCATATACTGACGGTAAAGTATATTTCATTGGTGAATCTTATTGCAAACCGTGAGGTGGTGAAAGAGCTCGTGGCTGATACGATGACAGTAGAGCAGGCCCGTGCCGAACTGGAACGTATCTTATATAATAAGGAGTATCGGCAACGGATGCTCGAAGGTTATGAGTATATGGCATCGCGTCTGGGAGATGCCGGTGCACCGAAGCATGCTGCGCAAGAGATGATACGCCTGTTGCGAAAATGA
- a CDS encoding NigD-like protein, whose protein sequence is MKRLHWLFFMMCLAVLPALQSCDDLDDGYSIGDFSYPNWSTVRVKGNTFYLESDTWGTLWPINTNMGWYQPVDGQRIITIFNPIYDNYEGYDHAVKIEKIWHALTKSVEPLTSENDEEYGNDPVFIYKGDITISGGYMNVIFMQNLPKNSGTKHRISLVQRAEDAEVPLAEEGNDDGYIHLELRYNDYDDLSGVRAPGLVSFNLKELNITSETKGIKLKLNSEVNDEVEITFEKQSDNSQKASSLDFSKMQLK, encoded by the coding sequence ATGAAGAGATTACATTGGCTATTTTTTATGATGTGCTTGGCAGTACTACCTGCGTTGCAATCATGCGATGATTTAGATGACGGATACTCTATCGGTGATTTTTCTTATCCGAATTGGAGCACCGTACGCGTGAAGGGGAATACTTTCTATCTGGAAAGTGACACTTGGGGAACGCTTTGGCCTATTAATACTAATATGGGTTGGTATCAGCCTGTAGACGGGCAGCGTATAATAACAATCTTTAATCCCATCTATGATAATTATGAAGGATATGATCATGCCGTGAAGATTGAGAAGATCTGGCATGCCCTGACGAAAAGTGTGGAACCGCTGACATCGGAGAATGATGAGGAATATGGTAATGATCCGGTATTTATCTATAAAGGGGATATCACCATCAGTGGGGGATATATGAACGTTATCTTTATGCAGAATCTGCCGAAGAATTCGGGTACGAAACATCGCATCAGTCTGGTACAACGTGCAGAAGATGCCGAGGTTCCTTTAGCAGAAGAAGGTAATGATGACGGATATATTCATCTGGAACTTCGATACAATGATTATGATGACCTGAGTGGAGTTCGTGCTCCCGGATTAGTGTCATTCAATCTGAAAGAATTGAATATAACTTCTGAAACGAAAGGTATCAAGTTGAAACTGAATTCAGAAGTGAACGATGAAGTCGAAATTACCTTTGAAAAACAATCGGATAATTCCCAAAAAGCTTCTAGCTTAGATTTCTCAAAGATGCAATTGAAATAA
- a CDS encoding phosphatidate cytidylyltransferase, giving the protein MKSNFLKRAITGVLFVVVLVGCILYSPLSFGILFTIIGALSVHEFAHLINQNGEVQINKTITALGGAYLFLAVMGFCQSTIGAQVFLPYLALLLYLIITELYLKKKNPIGNWAFSMLSQLYVALPFALLNVLAFQYNPAESSVTYNPILPLSIFVFIWLSDTGAYCVGSLIGKHRLFERISPKKSWEGSIGGGVFSIASSFVFAHYFSFLSVWEWAGLALVVVIFGTWGDLTESLMKRQLGIKDSGHILPGHGGMLDRFDSALLAIPAAVVYLYVLMLMK; this is encoded by the coding sequence GTGAAAAGCAATTTCTTAAAACGCGCCATCACAGGTGTGTTATTCGTAGTAGTATTGGTGGGCTGTATCCTATACAGCCCCCTTTCATTCGGTATCCTGTTCACCATTATCGGTGCACTGAGCGTACACGAATTTGCCCACCTGATAAACCAAAACGGTGAAGTACAAATCAATAAAACAATTACCGCTTTAGGAGGCGCTTATCTCTTCTTGGCCGTAATGGGCTTTTGTCAATCTACTATCGGAGCCCAGGTATTTCTGCCTTATCTGGCATTACTGCTTTACCTGATAATTACAGAACTGTATCTGAAAAAGAAAAATCCCATTGGCAACTGGGCCTTTTCCATGTTAAGCCAGCTGTATGTAGCATTACCGTTTGCGCTGCTCAACGTATTGGCTTTCCAATATAACCCGGCAGAAAGCAGCGTGACCTACAATCCCATCCTACCACTTTCCATCTTTGTATTTATATGGCTGAGTGATACTGGAGCATATTGTGTAGGCTCGTTAATCGGCAAGCATCGTTTGTTCGAACGTATTTCCCCCAAGAAATCATGGGAAGGAAGCATCGGTGGTGGTGTGTTCTCTATTGCTTCTTCATTCGTATTCGCCCACTACTTCTCATTCCTGTCTGTTTGGGAATGGGCGGGACTGGCACTGGTTGTTGTCATCTTCGGTACTTGGGGTGATCTGACGGAGTCGTTAATGAAGCGCCAGTTAGGTATCAAAGATTCGGGTCACATCCTACCCGGCCACGGTGGAATGCTCGACCGTTTCGACAGTGCTTTACTGGCAATCCCCGCAGCAGTGGTTTACCTCTACGTTTTAATGTTGATGAAATAA